The genomic stretch CGCCGACGCGATCCTCGACAAGGTCAAGCGATTTTGCGAACGAACCTTTGAGACAGGACACTAGCCCATCTGTGCATATTCTCCGGCATCGAGGCAAAGTCGTACGCTTCGCGGTGATTGCGATTCACGGTCACGCTGATTGTGCGTGACTGGTACGGTCCAGCCATTTGGAATCCTCTCTGGCGCCCCAGGCCACCGGCCTGGGCTGCCGTTGCGGCGAGCCCCACGCCGAGAAATTCGCGCCTACTGATCATGCTGCCTCCAGACCGTAGGATGCGCCGATACTATTTCACGGTCTTGAACAAATCGGACGCGAGGCAGGAGACTGCGGATCTGGGAGCCGCTAACGCGGGGCTCGCCTGCGAGAGCACGACCGCGCAGACCAGGCGCCATGCGTAATCGTCGACAAAGGATTGACATCGCGCTCCTGCTCGTCCGTACGCTTGCGGCGCGGTATAACATCTACGCGAGGAGCCGGCCATGCGTCACCTCGGAACGCGCACGATCGCCAGCGCGGCGATGCTCATTGCGGTTGTCGTGGGACTCGACGACCGAGACACGGCAGCGGCGCCGTCCCCAGAGCTCCTGACACTCCAAGGGGATGTCGCCGGCGTGCACGATCCGGCGGTCATCAAGGCGCAAGACAGGTACTACGTCTTCAGCACGGGCGGCCGCGCGAGCCAAGGGGTGATCCCCATCCGGACGTCGGATGACCTGAGGTCCTGGAAGCTCGCTGGTCACGTGCTCGAATCGCTGCCGTCGTGGGCGACCGATGCGATCCCCCGCGCGAGGAACGCGTGGGCACCCGACATCGCGCTCTTCAACAGCAGGTATCATCTCTATTACTCCATCTCGTCGTTCGGCAGTCGCGACTCGGCGATTGGCTTGCTCACGACGCCCACCCTCGACGCGACCAACCCCAGCCACGGATGGAAAGACGAGGGCATGGTCTTGCGCTCATACGAGGCAAGGGACGACTGGAACGCGATTGACCCGAACTTGATCATCGAAGACGAGAGGAGCGCGTGGCTCGCGTGGGGAAGCTTCTGGGACGGGATAAAGATGAGACGGGTCGATCCCGCGACCGGAAAGCTCTCGACCAGCGACACGACGATGCACTCGTTGAGTAGCCGGCCACGCCAGCAGCCAACCAATGGGGCCGTGGAGGCGCCGTTCATCGTGCACCGGGGTGATTACTGGTATCTCTTCGTCTCGTTCGATCGGTGCTGCCGCGGTCCCAAAAGCACGTACCGCGTGGTGGTTGGGCGTTCGCGTCTCGTGACTGGGCCCTACGTCGACAAGACCGGCCGCAGCATGACCGAAGGTGGCGGCTCACTGGTCATCGAGGCGACAACCGACACGTGGCGTGGACCTGGACATCAGGCGGTCTTGCAGGATGACGGGCAGGACTATCTCTTCTTCCACGCGTATTACGGCGCCGGCCGCGGGCGCGGATCGGCGTTGCAGATCTCGACGATGGTGTGGGAGGATGGCTGGCCTCGCGTCGGTGCGCTACGGTGAGGTGCGTGTGGTGAGGAGTCGACGATATGCGGAAAGATCGGACTGGATCGCGCACGCACGTGATTGCGGCCGCCGGCTGCATCCTCACTGCTGCCTTGACTCTTGTCGCGGCCGGACAACGCGAAGCGGCCACGGATGGATGGCTCCAGTGGGGCGGCCCGCAGCGAAACTTTGTCGTACAGTCGCCGTCGCTCGCCAGTAGTTGGCCCGCCGAAGGTCCGCAGCGCGTGTGGAGCCGGCCGCTCGGAGACGGCCATTCGGCCATTCTCGTAGACGAGGGGCGGCTGTACACGATGTATCGTCCGGCGCCTTCGCAGCCCGGCCAGGAGTGGGCAGACGAGGAAATCGTCGTCGCCTTGGAGGAGGCGACGGGTAAGACAATCTGGGAGCACCGCTACCCTTCGCGTCCGTTGGACTTCAAGTTCGGCGCAGGACCGTACGCGACCCCCCTCATCATCGGCCGGCGCCTCTTCACAGTAGGCACCAACAATCAGCTCTACGCCTTTGACAAGGTGACCGGGAAGGTGGAATGGTCGCACGATCTGGTCGAGGACTTTGGTGCGCAGGAGCGCCTCATCAGGCCAGCGATCAAGGCCGGCATCTCGTCGAGTCCCCTCGCTTACGACGACACCATCCTTGTCATGGCGGGAGGCAAGGGGCAGGCGGTCATGGCGTTCGACCAAGCCACGGGAGAGGTCGTCTGGAAGAGCGGCGACTTCAACATCTCGCAGGCATCGCCCATCCTGATCGATGTGGATGGAGAGACGCAGCTCGTCGCCTTCGGCGGGATGGATGTCAACGGTCTCGACCCCGCGACCGGGAGGCTGCTCTGGAGCCACCCGCACGACACCAGCGGCGACATGAACATCAGCACGCCGCTCTGGGGCCCCGGCGACCTGCTGTTCGTGACCTCTGCTTACAACGGTGGCTCCCGGATGCTCCAACTGGGAGGCAACGGGACGAGCACACGCGTCGACGAACGGTGGTTCACCAACCGCCTGCGCGTCCACATCGGCACGGTGATCAGGCTCGACGACTTCATCGTTGGGTCGAGCGGGGACTTCGGCCCGACGCCGCTGACCGCGATCGACGTCAAGACCGGCGAGGTGCTCTGGCAGGATCGCAGCTTCAGCCGTGCGAATCTCCTGAACGCCGGCGGCAGGCTCGTCATCCTCGACGAGGACGGGGTCTTGGGGCTGGCCGAAGCGACGCGAGCGGGTCTCGCAGTGCTCGCGCGGGCGGAGGTGCTGACCAACCGGGCGTGGACGGCGCCGTCGCTCGTCGGTGCATCTCTCTATGCACGCGACCGACAGCAAATCCTGAAGCTCGACCTCCCAACATCGTGATCCGTCCTCGTCCGGCTACCCAGAGCCAGTCGATCGCCGGAAGAGCGTCCAACAGAACGACTGCATCGCGCCTCCTTTTTCTCACGCTGTTCCTCCCGCCGGTTGTGAGACCCGGAGGCGCGCGGTGATCTCCGATGGAATATCGATGGCTTCGATTGCCTCGCCGGGACGCATTCGCACACAGATGACCGTCATCGATCCCTCTGCGATCTTCGTATCGCCTCGAGTGACCTCACACACATACTTGATCGTCTTGCGGGTGACCGCTGCCACACGAATCCAGACCTCGAACTCTTCTTCGAATCGGAGCGGCCGCTGGAAGTCACAGGTCGCCGAGACGCGCGCCCAGCCAATCTCGGAGCCGCGTGGCGCAACACTGAGACCCGCCGTGCGCCAGAGCGCGTGCTCCGCTTCTTCCATGTAACGAAAGTACCAACTGAAGTGCACGATACCGGCAAGATCCGTCTCGTAGAATTGGACACGCCGCCGATGCCGATGCTCACTGAGCACGAGCGCTCCTTGCTTCATCATCGTCTGCGGTCGGCATGGTCGGCGGCGAGGGCCGCGTGCCGGCGTTCGCCAAACGCCAACTCACCTGGTAGACCAGCCGTGCGATCTTCTCCATCTTGCCGTAGTTGATCTTCTCGGGGGCGTCGTACTGGGTGTGATAGTCGGGATGCAACCCAGTGTGGAACCAGATTGCCGGGACACCCTTCTGCAAGAACGGCCACTGGTCGCTGCGACGGAGCAGGTTCGAGGGATTGTTGTCGTAGCGTTTCTTGAGCTCTAGGCCAATGTCCTGATTGACACGCTCCACTTCAGCAGCAAGGTCGGGCACCCGCGTGCTGCCCACCAGGTTCACGGCGTTCTCATTGGACTGGGCGGTCTGCACTTCGAGTCCACGAAAGCGCCCCCCGCCGCCCACCGGCACCTCTTCGTTCCGACCGACCATATCCATGTTCAACACTGCGATGGTTTGTGCCAGCGGGATGAGTGGCTGCTCGGTGTAGGCCCACGCACCAAGGAGCCCGCGTTCCTCCGAATTCCAGGCGGCAAAGAGAATCGACCGGCGCGGCCGCTGACCCCGCTTGGCCGCTTCGACGTACGCTTCGGCGATCTCCAGAAGCGCCACGATGCCAGACCCATTGTCGTCAGCACCATTGAGCACCTCTCCGCCCTCGTCTGCCCCATTGTGATCATAGTGCGCACACACGATGATCGCTTCCTCTTTCAAGGTGGGATCTTCGCCCTCGAGCAAGGCAACGACGTTTTGGTCCGGCACGAGATGGTGATCGATAGATGAGGATAGCTTCACCTCCACACCGGGCAGCGGTACTGGCTCTATGCCGTTCGGCGTTTCGGCACTCTTCGCGAGATCGCCAAGTGTGCGGCCGGTGCCACTGACCAGCGTCGCCGCCAGCGTGGGCGAGATCTGCGCCGCCGGGATGCGTACGCGCTCGCTCCAACGTGCCAGCGTGTAGCGTTCGATGATCGGCGGCGCCGACGGCCAATAGCTGCGCCACTCCGACTCGAAGTTCTCCTCCTCCGGGTGATTGTGAACGTCGGCGACGAAGAGAATACCGGTGGCGCCCTTCGCCTGTGCAGCCAACGCCTTCTCGATCGCCACTGCCTTCTGCGTCGTCACCACACCGTCGAACGGGCTCTTGGGGTCGCGCTCCCTCGGCTCGTGGTCGAGCACCAGCACAATCCGGCCGCGAACCGCATCACCATAATCGTCGTACTGATGGGCCGGCGACGTGATGCCGAATCCCGCGAACACGACCTCTCCCTGCGCCCGGGCATTCGCGCTGAAGCGCTGTGGGTAGTAGTCCTGCCCGGGACGCATGTGGATCTCGGCGGACGATGATCGCCGCAGGTCGAGCGCATTCCCCTCACCCAGCGTGGCTTTCATGAGGTTGTAGCGCTGGTAGTACGACCCGTTCGGGCCAGCCGGCTTCAAGCCGAGCCGCGCGAAGCGCGATTCGATGAACGATGCCGCAAGCGCATTCTCGGGCGTGTCCGTGAGCCGGCCGCGGAAGCCGTCGCTTGCCAGAAAGAATAGGTCTGCGCGCAGATCTTGCTGACGGATCGTCTCTTGGCCCGGCGCCTCCATGCGCTCCTGGGCGATTGGTGTGGCGGTCACGAACAGGCTGAGCGTCATTGCAACACGAAGTCTCATCGATCTCCTCATCAAGACTCCCCAAGCACCTTCCTCGCAGCCAGGCGGCCCGCGCCGCCTGCCACGCCGTTACCTGGATGGCAGGCGGCGCCACACAGGAAAAGCCCCTCGATTGGCGTGCGATACTCCGCCCAGCCCGGCACGGGACGCATGAAGAGAATCTGGTCCAGGGCCAGCTCGCCGTGACTCAGGCTCCCTTCGGTCACGGCATACGTCTCCTCGATGTCGCGCGGCGTGAGCACCTGTCGGTGCACGATGAGATCCTGGAGATCCGGCATGAGCTCCGTGAGCCGGCCGACGACGCTGTTGCCCAACGCGTCGCGGCTTGCCTCGTCCCACAGGCTGCCGCGAACGTCGTAGGGCGTGTACTGCACGTGCACCGACATGACCCGGAGCGCACGGTCCACCTTCGCGCTTCGCGCTTCGGCGGACAAGTCCACGTTCGCGCTAGGTACACCGGTGGCGACCGCAGGGAACGTCACTTCGAGGTACGGGTCGGCGGAGACTTGGCCGTATTTGGCCGCGTCGTATGCACGCTCGACGGTCTCGATACTCGGTGCGATGCTCACGATGTCCGGTAGCGGCGCAGCATTGCCGTTGGCGTTGAAATCGCGCAAGCGCGGAAGGGCCGACAGCACGAGGTTGATCTTGGTCGTGACGCCACGGTATCGAATATTACGGACGGCCTGGACGAATGTCGGATCCAGATGCCAGGGATCCATCAACTGCAAGAATGTGCGGCGCGCATCAGCACTCGAGATCACGAGGGCCGAGTCAATCTCCTGGCCATCGGCTAGCACAACGCCTTGGCAGCGCCCTTGCTCGACCCGAATTCCGGTCACCTCGGCAGCACGGAGCATCTCTCCACCGTGATGGGTGACCGCTGTCGCCAGGGCGGCCACCAGGATTCCAGCGCCTCCTTGGACGCGCGGCCGCGAATGGAACATACCCGCTCGCCCGCCAACATGCCGATGCAGCAGCAGAAACGCAGTGCCCGGTGAGCGCGGTCCCTGGCGCACGCCTTTGACAGCCGCCGCCGCCAGCGTACCTTGCAGCGCCTGGTCTTCGAACCAGTCCTCCACCAGCTCTGCGACCGCCATCGGCACGGTGCGTAGCAGCTCCACCATGCCCCGCTTTCCCAGGCCACGCAAACGACGGCCCACCCCGAGTAACCGGAAAGCATCCGCTGCCGAGCGCACGTCGACCCGAGGCGCCGGCGACGAGTAAAGGGCTTCGAGGAATCCCGCCAGCGGCGCCATTTGCTGGGCGAACAGTGGCCATCGCTGGGCGTCGGCCGGCGAATACCTGCGCAAGGCTGCGGCCGTGCCGGCAACATCGTCCGAGAAAGTGAGCCACCCTCCATCGCGGCGTGCCGCGGCGACGCGCGTGCTCGGCGCCACGTCATCGAAGCCGTGACGCGGGAGGTCGAGCTCACGCACCATCTGTCGAGGAATCCATCCCACATCGTCCACACAGGGGCTCACGCGACATCCAGGTGCGATCTCTTCGGCTGCGGCGACGCCGCCAAGGACCTCCCGTCGCTCGACCACGAGGATGCGCCTGCCGGCACGCGCTAGATACGCGGCGGCGGTTAGCCCATTGATGCCAGCGCCGATCACGATCGCGTCATAAATCTTGTTCATGCGGGTGATGTCGTGCAAAGCCTCTGCGCGTGCTCGCCCGACCTAAAGGTCGGGCGCTCTCCTTCAGAATCTGGCGCGCGGCAAGACGCCCCGGCGCGCCCATGATGCCGCCGCCAGGGTGTGTCGCCGAGCCACACTGGTAGAGCCCGTGGATTGGCGTGGTGTACCGCGCCCAGCCGGGGACGGGGCGCAAGAAGAAGAGCTGATGCAGTGCCAATTCTCCTTGAAAGATGTTCCCCTCCGACAGGCCGATGGTCTGCTCGATGTCCGCTGGTGTGATGATCTGCATGTGGCGAATCACCGCCCGGATATTCGGCGCGTGCTCGGCCAGTGTCTCGATCACCGTCTCACCGAGGCGGTCGCGCTGCTGGTCGGACCAGCCCCCTTCCAGAGCGTACGGCGCGTACTGCACGAAGATCGACATGACGTGCTTCCCTGGTGGCGCCATGCTGGGATCGATCATCGAGGGAATCACGATGTCCATGTATGGCCGCCGCGAGAACTGGCCATACTTCGCGTCGTCGTATGCGCGCTCGAGATAGTCGATGCTCGGGCTGATGGAGATCCCCCCTCTGAGGTGTGGGCCAACACCCGGTAGGCTGGTGAAGCTCGGGAGCGCCTCCAGCGCGAGATTCACCTTGGCCGAGGAGCCGCGAAACTTGTACCGTTGGACCGCCGTGACGAGCTCTCCTGGGAGCTCGCCGGGGTCGAGCAGCTCGAGAAACGTCCGGCGGGGATCCAAGCTGGACACGACAATCTTCGCGCGAAGCTCGGCGCCATCGCCGAGGACGACGCCCTGTACTCGGCCGCCCTTGCTCATCACGTGGTCCACGGGCGCGTCGGTGCGAATCTCTGCGCCGTAACTCCGCGCGGCGGAGGCAATCGCCTCGCTCACGCCCCCTGTACCGCCCTTGGCAAATCCCCACGCACGAAACACGCCATCGATCTCCCCCATGTAATGGTGCAGCAGCACGTACGCGGTGCCCGGCGAGCGCGGGCCGAGGAATGTCCCGATGATGCCGCTCGCTGACTTGGTCGCCTTGAACGCCTCGCACTCGAACCACTCATCCAGAAAATCCGACGCGCTCATTGTCATGAGCTTGCAGAGCGCGTAGAGATCCGCTTCCGAAAGGGAGCGGACGTGGCGTCCCAACGACAACAGGCCGCGGAGCTCCCGCGGTCGGAGCGATGTGGGATCGGGTGGCAGGAGATTCAACAGCGGCTTGACGGCCATCCCCATGCGTCCCATGAGCTGTCCGAAGTCGACGTACGCTTCGGCGTCTCGTGGCGAGTGGCGATACAGCTCGCGCCTCGTCTGGTCGGGATCCGCCCATGTTGCGAGATAGTCTCCCGTTGGCAGCGGCGTGAAGGTACTCTCGAGAGGCAGGATGTGCAGGCCATGTCGGGGCAAATCGAGCTCGCGAATAATCTCCGGGCGGAGCAGGCTGACAACGTACGAGAAGACCGAAAAACGAAAGCCCGGCACGATCTCTTCAGTCACCGCGGCGCCGCCGACCAGGGGGCGACGCTCGAGGACCAACACACGCAGCCCGGCACGCGCGAGATAGGCGGCATTGACCAGCCCATTGTGCCCACCGCCAATGACGATTGCGTCGTAGTGGTTGGTCATCTCACGCCCGCTTCCGTTCCGGCTCGAAGAACGGTAAACGCCGCACGCGCGCACTGGCACGCTTCCGCCGATGCTCGACGGTTACCTCTATCTCGACCATCGTGCCGGGCTCCGCAAAGGCCTGCTCGACGTGCGCAAGCGCGAGCGAACGCTTGAGCAACGGCGACCAACATCCGCTGGTCCCGTAGCCGATCTGGCGACCCTGAGCATAGAGTGGCACGCTCGTGCGCCATGGCAGCGCCGGTAGCTGTGGCGGCAACCCAACGTCCGTATAAAGTTGCTCGAGCCCATCCCACTCGACTTCGATCCCTACAAAGGCCCAGGCCGAGCCGTGGGCCCGTTCGGCGAGCAACGCGGACCGACCGATGAACCGCGGCTTCTTCAAGTTGACCGCCCAGCCGAGATTCAACTCGAATGGGGAAGACTTCTGCGCCTCGATCAGTGCATCCCGCGCCGAGATGTAATCGACACCAAGCAGCAGCAGGCCTGCCTCGATGCGGGCGATATCCATCGCGACGAGTCCCGCCGGCACCAAACCGTACGGCGTACCGACCTCGACCAACACATCCCAGATCCGCTCGCCGTCGTCACGGTGGACCCACAGCTCGTACCCGAGGTCGCCTGTGTAGCCGGTGCGAGAAACGGTCACCGGCACATCGGCAAGTCGAGCGGATGCGGCACGGAAATACCTGAGCTGCTGAAGCTCCTCGCCGGCGAGCTGCGCGAGGATGGCTCGCGACGCGGGACCTTGCAAGGCCAACGCGGCAATCTCATCCGACTCATCGTCAATGCTCACGTCGAGGCCGGGGGCGTTCTGCTGGAGCCAGCGCAGATTTGGCTCCGCCGAGGTGAGCCGAAATCGGTGATCCTCGAGGCGCGAGACCGTACCATCCTCGATGACCTTGCCGTCTGCCTCGCACCAGGGCGTGTAGAGCACCTGACCCAGCGCGCACCGGGAGACGTCGCGCGTGACGATGCGGTCCAGGAAGCGAGCGGCGTCTGGCCCCGCGATACGGTACTTGTGCAACGGAGAGACGTCGATGAGCGCGGCGGCGCTTCGAATGGCGGCGTACTCGCGATCGTGCGTGAGCTCGTACGAGCCAGCCACGACGAAGCCCGCCCAGCGGCGCCAGCTAGCACCTTGCATGAGGGCGGACGTGCGGGCGTGGAACGGTGTGCGCTCGAGCATGCGTGCAACGTGTATCGTATGCGGCCTACCTCCGGGCCGCACTTCTCACGTTCCCTCTCTAATCCCGCGCGCCTTGACGCGACCAAGTATGGTCATCTAGAATGACCATATGGGTAAGCTTCGATCGGCACAGTACTACAACGTCGCCAGGGCCAAGGCACACTTCTCGGAGCTCGTGCGCGAAGCGCTGCTCGGTGAAGAGGTGATCATCGCGAAAGACAACAAGCCGCTGTTGAAGTTGGTGCCGCTCGAGCCACGCGGGCCGCGCACACCCGGTTCTGCCAAGGGCCAGGTCCACATGGCTCCGGATTTCGACGAGACGCCGGCCGACTTCCACGACTACGTCTGATGCGGCTCTTGCTGGATACGCATACGTTCCTGTGGTGGGTCGACGATGACAAGCGGCTCTCTCGCGCAGCGCGTGCGGCAATCAGAGATCGAGAGAACGAGTGCCTCGTCAGCCTCGCGAGCTGTTGGGAGCTTACGATCAAGGTCAGTCTGGGGAAGTTGAGTCTCGAATCGAGCGTCGAACAGTTCGTGCCGACCCACACCGCCATCAACGGCTTCAGGCTCCTGCCCATCGAGTTTTCACACACGGGGCGCGTCGCTCGTCTGCCCTTCCATCATCGCGACCCCTTCGACCGCATGCTGGCCGCCCAGGCGCTCGTCGAACGTCTCGCTATCGTCTCTGCAGACCCCATCTTTCGGCGCTACGGCGTGAAGCGAGTCTGGTAGGAAGCGGAGTCTTCTACTCCCACCGGAGCGCGACGGAGGGATCGATATTGGCTGCGCGCACGGCTGGCACCAGTGTGGCCAGAAGTGCCGCGAGCATCGATACCGCGCCCACTGCCACGAAGGTCACGGGATCTAGCGGCGTCACACCGAAGACGAAATACGTGAGGACTTGGCTGAGGCCGGCGGCGGCGATCAGCCCGATGGCCACACCGATGATTGCGAGCTTGAAGCCCTCACGGAGGAACTGGCCCAGCACACGGAGTGGACCAGCGCCAAGCGCCATGCGTAGTCCCATTTCCTGTGTCCGCTGACTCGCGCTGTGAGCCACCAAGCCGTAGATCCCAATGAGCGCCAGCGTGAGGGCCACGCCAGCGAACACCGCCAGCAAGACCATGAGAAATCGTTGCTCATCCACATCCTTGGCGATCACCTCCTCCATACTTTGAAACTGAATGAATGGAAGCGTTGGCTCGATCGTGCCGACGACCTGCTGTATCGCTGGCGCGACAGCACCGCTGGGGCCGTTCGTGCGCACGACCCAGCTCACCGGCAAGAAGTGATGTACGGTTTCGAAGACGGTGTCCGGTACTTGCGTGGCCGGTACATAGATGGTTGGCGCCGCCGCCGTACCGAGCGCGCTCCGGGAGCTGGTCCAGCCGCTGTGAGACCGACTCTTCACGTCCCGCACGATACCGACGATCTCGCGTGGCGGATCACCAAGATTTCGCTCCAGTTGTAGAGAGCGCCCGACGGCAGCGCCGCCGAAGTACGTGCTGGCAAACGCCTCGTTGACGAGGGCGACTGGCACACCATCGGCGCGATCACGCGCATCGAAGCCACGGCCTGCCCGGATTGGAATCTGAAACAGCTCGAGGTACTCCGATGTGACATAGCGCCAATCCACCGCGCGTCCGTCGCGAATCAGCGCATCCGGTGGGGGCTCCAGGGGAAGGTTGAGCCCCTGCTCCACGGGCACGTTGCTGGCGACCGCCGCGGAAAGAACTCCTGGCACCTCACGAAGCCGCGCCAGCGTACGCTCGAAGAACACGGCGGGCTGCTCGCGTGATTGCGCCGTCGAACCTTGCAAGGACATCTTGCCGACGACGATGTTTGACGGATCGAAACCGAGCTCGGCGCTGCGCAGATTGACGAAGGTGCGGATGAGCAGTCCGGCACCAACGAGCAAGACGACGGCGAGGGCCACTTCGGTCACGGCGAACGCGCGGCGCAGCCACATCATGCGCGGGCCGGCAGTCTGCCGGCCGCCCGCGCCGAGGACGGACCGAACATCGAGCCTGGCAGCACCCACAGCAGGCACGAGGCCGAAGAGAATCCCTGCACCCACTGCAAGGACCAGCGTCACCAGAAGCACGCGCCAGTCGAGGTCGACCGGGCCGATTAGCCACCCTTCCGGCAGGAGTGCGAGCAAGCTCCGCACACCCCAGCGAGCCACCACGAGGCCAAGCACCGCGCCGGCCATGCCGAGCAGAATGGACTCCGTGAGGACCTGTTGCATCAGGCGTGCACTCCAAGCCCCCACCGCAGCCCTCGTGGCCATCTCCCGTCGTCTGCCGATGCCGCGGACCAGCTGGAGGCTTGCGACGTTCGCGCAGGCGATCAGCAGCAGGCATCCGACCGCGGCAAGAAGGATGAGCAGCGCATCGCGGTTGGCCAAGCCGAGCCACTGTTGGTACGGGATCCACATAATGGAGCGGCTGCGCTGTTCGCTGATGCTCCGAAGGTCCTC from Luteitalea sp. encodes the following:
- a CDS encoding PQQ-binding-like beta-propeller repeat protein, whose translation is MRKDRTGSRTHVIAAAGCILTAALTLVAAGQREAATDGWLQWGGPQRNFVVQSPSLASSWPAEGPQRVWSRPLGDGHSAILVDEGRLYTMYRPAPSQPGQEWADEEIVVALEEATGKTIWEHRYPSRPLDFKFGAGPYATPLIIGRRLFTVGTNNQLYAFDKVTGKVEWSHDLVEDFGAQERLIRPAIKAGISSSPLAYDDTILVMAGGKGQAVMAFDQATGEVVWKSGDFNISQASPILIDVDGETQLVAFGGMDVNGLDPATGRLLWSHPHDTSGDMNISTPLWGPGDLLFVTSAYNGGSRMLQLGGNGTSTRVDERWFTNRLRVHIGTVIRLDDFIVGSSGDFGPTPLTAIDVKTGEVLWQDRSFSRANLLNAGGRLVILDEDGVLGLAEATRAGLAVLARAEVLTNRAWTAPSLVGASLYARDRQQILKLDLPTS
- a CDS encoding M28 family peptidase translates to MRRSMRLRVAMTLSLFVTATPIAQERMEAPGQETIRQQDLRADLFFLASDGFRGRLTDTPENALAASFIESRFARLGLKPAGPNGSYYQRYNLMKATLGEGNALDLRRSSSAEIHMRPGQDYYPQRFSANARAQGEVVFAGFGITSPAHQYDDYGDAVRGRIVLVLDHEPRERDPKSPFDGVVTTQKAVAIEKALAAQAKGATGILFVADVHNHPEEENFESEWRSYWPSAPPIIERYTLARWSERVRIPAAQISPTLAATLVSGTGRTLGDLAKSAETPNGIEPVPLPGVEVKLSSSIDHHLVPDQNVVALLEGEDPTLKEEAIIVCAHYDHNGADEGGEVLNGADDNGSGIVALLEIAEAYVEAAKRGQRPRRSILFAAWNSEERGLLGAWAYTEQPLIPLAQTIAVLNMDMVGRNEEVPVGGGGRFRGLEVQTAQSNENAVNLVGSTRVPDLAAEVERVNQDIGLELKKRYDNNPSNLLRRSDQWPFLQKGVPAIWFHTGLHPDYHTQYDAPEKINYGKMEKIARLVYQVSWRLANAGTRPSPPTMPTADDDEARSARAQ
- a CDS encoding PIN domain-containing protein translates to MRLLLDTHTFLWWVDDDKRLSRAARAAIRDRENECLVSLASCWELTIKVSLGKLSLESSVEQFVPTHTAINGFRLLPIEFSHTGRVARLPFHHRDPFDRMLAAQALVERLAIVSADPIFRRYGVKRVW
- a CDS encoding family 43 glycosylhydrolase, encoding MLIAVVVGLDDRDTAAAPSPELLTLQGDVAGVHDPAVIKAQDRYYVFSTGGRASQGVIPIRTSDDLRSWKLAGHVLESLPSWATDAIPRARNAWAPDIALFNSRYHLYYSISSFGSRDSAIGLLTTPTLDATNPSHGWKDEGMVLRSYEARDDWNAIDPNLIIEDERSAWLAWGSFWDGIKMRRVDPATGKLSTSDTTMHSLSSRPRQQPTNGAVEAPFIVHRGDYWYLFVSFDRCCRGPKSTYRVVVGRSRLVTGPYVDKTGRSMTEGGGSLVIEATTDTWRGPGHQAVLQDDGQDYLFFHAYYGAGRGRGSALQISTMVWEDGWPRVGALR
- a CDS encoding aminomethyl transferase family protein — protein: MLERTPFHARTSALMQGASWRRWAGFVVAGSYELTHDREYAAIRSAAALIDVSPLHKYRIAGPDAARFLDRIVTRDVSRCALGQVLYTPWCEADGKVIEDGTVSRLEDHRFRLTSAEPNLRWLQQNAPGLDVSIDDESDEIAALALQGPASRAILAQLAGEELQQLRYFRAASARLADVPVTVSRTGYTGDLGYELWVHRDDGERIWDVLVEVGTPYGLVPAGLVAMDIARIEAGLLLLGVDYISARDALIEAQKSSPFELNLGWAVNLKKPRFIGRSALLAERAHGSAWAFVGIEVEWDGLEQLYTDVGLPPQLPALPWRTSVPLYAQGRQIGYGTSGCWSPLLKRSLALAHVEQAFAEPGTMVEIEVTVEHRRKRASARVRRLPFFEPERKRA
- a CDS encoding NAD(P)-binding protein; this encodes MTNHYDAIVIGGGHNGLVNAAYLARAGLRVLVLERRPLVGGAAVTEEIVPGFRFSVFSYVVSLLRPEIIRELDLPRHGLHILPLESTFTPLPTGDYLATWADPDQTRRELYRHSPRDAEAYVDFGQLMGRMGMAVKPLLNLLPPDPTSLRPRELRGLLSLGRHVRSLSEADLYALCKLMTMSASDFLDEWFECEAFKATKSASGIIGTFLGPRSPGTAYVLLHHYMGEIDGVFRAWGFAKGGTGGVSEAIASAARSYGAEIRTDAPVDHVMSKGGRVQGVVLGDGAELRAKIVVSSLDPRRTFLELLDPGELPGELVTAVQRYKFRGSSAKVNLALEALPSFTSLPGVGPHLRGGISISPSIDYLERAYDDAKYGQFSRRPYMDIVIPSMIDPSMAPPGKHVMSIFVQYAPYALEGGWSDQQRDRLGETVIETLAEHAPNIRAVIRHMQIITPADIEQTIGLSEGNIFQGELALHQLFFLRPVPGWARYTTPIHGLYQCGSATHPGGGIMGAPGRLAARQILKESARPLGRASTRRGFARHHPHEQDL
- a CDS encoding FAD-dependent oxidoreductase, coding for MNKIYDAIVIGAGINGLTAAAYLARAGRRILVVERREVLGGVAAAEEIAPGCRVSPCVDDVGWIPRQMVRELDLPRHGFDDVAPSTRVAAARRDGGWLTFSDDVAGTAAALRRYSPADAQRWPLFAQQMAPLAGFLEALYSSPAPRVDVRSAADAFRLLGVGRRLRGLGKRGMVELLRTVPMAVAELVEDWFEDQALQGTLAAAAVKGVRQGPRSPGTAFLLLHRHVGGRAGMFHSRPRVQGGAGILVAALATAVTHHGGEMLRAAEVTGIRVEQGRCQGVVLADGQEIDSALVISSADARRTFLQLMDPWHLDPTFVQAVRNIRYRGVTTKINLVLSALPRLRDFNANGNAAPLPDIVSIAPSIETVERAYDAAKYGQVSADPYLEVTFPAVATGVPSANVDLSAEARSAKVDRALRVMSVHVQYTPYDVRGSLWDEASRDALGNSVVGRLTELMPDLQDLIVHRQVLTPRDIEETYAVTEGSLSHGELALDQILFMRPVPGWAEYRTPIEGLFLCGAACHPGNGVAGGAGRLAARKVLGES
- a CDS encoding acyl-CoA thioesterase, whose protein sequence is MMKQGALVLSEHRHRRRVQFYETDLAGIVHFSWYFRYMEEAEHALWRTAGLSVAPRGSEIGWARVSATCDFQRPLRFEEEFEVWIRVAAVTRKTIKYVCEVTRGDTKIAEGSMTVICVRMRPGEAIEAIDIPSEITARLRVSQPAGGTA
- a CDS encoding type II toxin-antitoxin system prevent-host-death family antitoxin, whose amino-acid sequence is MGKLRSAQYYNVARAKAHFSELVREALLGEEVIIAKDNKPLLKLVPLEPRGPRTPGSAKGQVHMAPDFDETPADFHDYV